From one Bacillus sp. FJAT-42376 genomic stretch:
- the yunB gene encoding sporulation protein YunB, with translation MAKFQRRLPGKGVMPFRYVLLLSFIFFVFSTAAGLYIVNKEIQPVLMSIAETETQKIASLIINDALKKELEEEGDTSRLVQENVDEKGKLTDFNAAGVRKMMASFTDHIQRNLILAEKGNLAVLNIPELQDSKENFIYEIPLGQTTGNVLLGSVGPKIPVRFEMVGHALTDSKITAEPFGINNALIKVIIDVKVNLRVIIPFSSKSTTVSANIPVDIKTFSGDVPDYYNGGGGQPPAIELK, from the coding sequence TTGGCTAAATTTCAAAGACGTCTCCCGGGAAAAGGAGTTATGCCTTTCCGATATGTGCTGCTGCTGTCTTTTATTTTTTTTGTTTTTTCTACTGCAGCAGGACTGTATATCGTGAATAAAGAGATTCAGCCGGTCCTGATGAGTATTGCGGAAACGGAAACACAAAAAATTGCATCGCTGATTATAAATGATGCTCTGAAAAAAGAGCTGGAGGAAGAAGGAGATACAAGCCGTCTTGTTCAAGAAAACGTGGATGAAAAGGGAAAACTCACTGATTTCAATGCAGCAGGAGTCAGGAAAATGATGGCGAGTTTCACCGATCATATTCAAAGAAATCTTATTTTGGCAGAAAAGGGGAACTTAGCCGTTCTGAATATTCCGGAGCTGCAGGATTCGAAAGAAAATTTTATTTATGAAATCCCGCTTGGGCAAACAACCGGAAACGTTCTGCTCGGCAGTGTCGGTCCCAAAATTCCGGTGCGCTTTGAAATGGTTGGCCATGCCCTGACCGATTCAAAAATTACGGCCGAACCTTTCGGAATCAATAACGCACTGATTAAAGTCATCATTGATGTAAAAGTGAATCTCAGGGTGATTATCCCCTTTTCCAGTAAAAGCACAACCGTTTCAGCTAATATTCCGGTGGATATCAAAACTTTCAGCGGAGATGTTCCGGATTATTATAATGGGGGAGGGGGACAGCCTCCTGCAATTGAACTGAAATAA
- a CDS encoding DUF1805 domain-containing protein — protein MVTISPIVIAGHMFTAVTVQLPKTSFMAISSDKGYIACGALDVALLNSQLKDREIVAARAVGVRTIDQLLDAPLESVTYEAKNRGIHTGMSGRDALLLMI, from the coding sequence ATGGTGACCATTTCCCCCATTGTGATAGCCGGTCATATGTTCACAGCCGTGACGGTTCAGCTGCCAAAAACCAGCTTCATGGCGATTTCCAGCGACAAGGGCTATATTGCCTGCGGTGCACTGGATGTAGCCTTATTAAATAGTCAGCTTAAGGATCGTGAAATTGTGGCAGCAAGAGCGGTCGGTGTCCGGACCATCGACCAGCTATTGGATGCTCCGCTTGAATCCGTTACGTATGAAGCGAAGAATCGCGGCATTCATACCGGAATGTCAGGAAGGGATGCCCTTCTGCTGATGATTTAG